From a region of the Polynucleobacter corsicus genome:
- the flgA gene encoding flagellar basal body P-ring formation chaperone FlgA, producing MLKITSFSVLKVILLGASLFAGQAFAQAPPALDKEIRTLVAKHPAMLNYKTSVEYVDPRIKVPDCPGGYEIELPTRTRLWGRVNIPVRCNKGAKWFVSLPVKIQVFGQYLVSSRQIQGNSRLSQGDFVLSEGDLSDLPDGFVQKPEDALGRQVIRPIAPGNPIFLNNLRESSVIRVGDQVKVKIVGSGFEAAGSGVAQSGGSSGDSVKVKMPDGQALQGKVIGPSTVEIKIN from the coding sequence TTGCTAAAAATCACCAGTTTTTCAGTCTTGAAAGTCATTTTGCTGGGCGCTAGCCTCTTTGCGGGACAGGCTTTTGCTCAGGCGCCCCCAGCGCTGGATAAGGAAATCAGGACTTTAGTCGCCAAGCATCCGGCGATGCTGAACTACAAAACCTCAGTTGAGTATGTTGATCCCCGTATTAAAGTGCCTGACTGCCCAGGGGGATATGAAATTGAATTGCCTACTCGTACACGACTCTGGGGCAGGGTCAATATCCCTGTCAGATGCAATAAAGGGGCTAAATGGTTTGTTTCACTACCTGTCAAAATCCAGGTTTTTGGGCAATATTTAGTCTCCTCTCGTCAGATTCAGGGTAATTCCCGGCTTTCTCAAGGTGATTTTGTGCTCTCTGAGGGCGATTTAAGTGATTTGCCAGATGGATTTGTCCAAAAGCCTGAAGATGCCCTGGGTAGGCAGGTGATTCGGCCCATTGCTCCAGGAAACCCAATTTTCCTAAACAATTTACGTGAATCGTCCGTAATAAGGGTAGGTGATCAGGTTAAGGTCAAGATTGTGGGTTCTGGCTTTGAGGCTGCTGGTTCTGGAGTTGCCCAGTCCGGGGGCTCCAGTGGCGACTCCGTCAAGGTCAAAATGCCAGATGGACAAGCTCTACAGGGCAAAGTAATAGGCCCTTCGACAGTTGAGATTAAAATCAACTAG
- a CDS encoding flagellar biosynthesis anti-sigma factor FlgM produces the protein MKINENRSALPGQTEAKKSTQGGSASAPDSTSSAKTPNAGVNLDLNPAVTAASTVSISSARSISDADALEKIRKLIEQGEFKVDFPKTAELILREAVAAAGNSSKF, from the coding sequence GTGAAGATTAACGAGAACAGATCGGCACTACCAGGTCAAACTGAGGCGAAGAAAAGCACTCAGGGTGGCTCTGCGTCCGCACCTGACTCCACTTCATCTGCTAAAACCCCCAATGCTGGAGTAAATCTAGATCTCAATCCAGCAGTTACAGCAGCCAGCACTGTATCTATTTCGAGTGCCCGCTCTATCTCTGATGCAGATGCATTGGAGAAGATTAGAAAGCTGATCGAGCAGGGTGAATTCAAGGTAGATTTTCCTAAAACTGCTGAGCTGATTTTGCGGGAAGCAGTTGCCGCTGCCGGTAATTCTTCTAAGTTCTAA
- a CDS encoding FliA/WhiG family RNA polymerase sigma factor: MRPYAGNPYHAISLDEAIKLHAPLVKKIAYQIASRLSANVEVDDLIQEGMTGLLDALQRYQPQPNLSFEVYAKTRIRGAIYDSCRANDILPRHQRDQITALEKSTRSLEQKLGRAPEDTEIADAAGLTLDEYFNVVAGAVNLTPIDDLPDELIPPDKQNDPMQLASMKQLAQGLEVLLKKLPEKEQLVMALHYQEELSFRDVATVLNLTPGRVSQLHTQAMIRIRAGIKKDA; this comes from the coding sequence ATGCGACCTTACGCAGGAAATCCCTATCATGCAATCAGCCTCGATGAGGCCATTAAGTTGCATGCGCCATTAGTTAAAAAGATTGCCTATCAGATTGCTTCCCGTCTGTCTGCCAATGTTGAAGTAGATGATCTCATTCAAGAAGGAATGACGGGTCTATTAGATGCTCTACAGCGATATCAGCCACAGCCAAATTTAAGTTTTGAGGTGTATGCTAAAACACGAATTCGGGGAGCAATCTACGATTCGTGCAGAGCAAATGATATTTTGCCAAGACATCAGCGCGACCAAATTACCGCCCTTGAAAAATCGACTCGATCTTTAGAGCAAAAGCTAGGTCGAGCGCCCGAAGATACTGAAATTGCAGACGCTGCCGGTCTCACGTTAGACGAATACTTTAATGTCGTTGCGGGAGCGGTCAATCTCACGCCAATTGATGATCTGCCTGATGAACTCATTCCACCGGACAAGCAAAATGATCCGATGCAACTCGCGTCCATGAAGCAATTAGCTCAAGGCTTAGAAGTCTTGCTGAAAAAGCTTCCAGAGAAGGAGCAATTAGTGATGGCCTTGCACTATCAAGAAGAATTGTCTTTTAGAGATGTCGCTACCGTTTTAAATCTCACTCCCGGCCGAGTGAGTCAACTCCATACCCAGGCAATGATTCGTATTCGTGCGGGCATAAAAAAAGACGCCTAA
- a CDS encoding MinD/ParA family ATP-binding protein, whose translation MSLSSKPPSIGNTDQAEGLRNLFGNNLPKVFFLSSSLDPDSTAAIGLGVSHALRRSGFKVLLVDEVSFHNRQRLNSQIYSTKYDLGQALSNLVPLEKAVLQVEDNLWFTTASRARHYFASKQLVRPALDIRTQEFGLGLDYIVVVSDDPAPAVMPFLSANLNHIVIASCSKSNQAKAIALINQLMISSADEPASIMMVGGNDRNEGDEAFRALAQEASAKLDISLSLLHCVGAQSLSDFNDEASTAAQVDPIIPASLFRHIAHQISS comes from the coding sequence ATGAGCCTTTCTAGTAAACCACCAAGCATTGGCAACACAGATCAAGCAGAGGGCTTACGCAATCTTTTTGGAAATAACCTGCCAAAAGTATTTTTTTTAAGCAGTTCCCTAGATCCAGATAGCACAGCTGCGATTGGTCTTGGTGTTTCACACGCCTTAAGAAGATCTGGATTTAAGGTCTTACTGGTCGATGAAGTGTCATTTCATAACCGCCAAAGATTGAACTCCCAAATCTACAGCACTAAATACGATTTAGGCCAGGCACTTTCTAATTTAGTTCCGTTGGAAAAAGCTGTTTTGCAAGTTGAAGATAATCTTTGGTTTACGACTGCCTCACGTGCTCGTCATTACTTTGCAAGCAAACAGCTTGTACGCCCCGCTTTGGACATCCGCACACAAGAATTTGGTCTCGGCCTTGATTACATTGTTGTAGTCAGCGACGATCCAGCGCCTGCGGTAATGCCATTTCTAAGCGCCAACCTCAATCACATCGTCATAGCCTCTTGCAGCAAAAGCAATCAAGCAAAAGCGATTGCCCTCATTAATCAACTCATGATTAGTAGTGCTGATGAGCCTGCTTCCATCATGATGGTTGGCGGGAATGATCGCAATGAAGGCGATGAAGCCTTTCGAGCGCTGGCACAAGAAGCTTCTGCAAAGCTCGATATCTCCTTGTCTCTTTTACATTGCGTAGGTGCTCAATCTTTAAGCGACTTTAATGATGAAGCTTCAACTGCAGCTCAGGTCGATCCCATCATTCCGGCTAGCTTATTTAGGCATATTGCCCACCAAATCAGCAGCTAA